Proteins encoded within one genomic window of Suricata suricatta isolate VVHF042 chromosome 17, meerkat_22Aug2017_6uvM2_HiC, whole genome shotgun sequence:
- the PIK3R5 gene encoding phosphoinositide 3-kinase regulatory subunit 5 yields the protein MQPGATTCTEDRIQHALDRCLHGLSLSRCSSSWSAGLGLNCWSLQELVSRDPGHFLILLEQILQKTREVQEKGTYDLLTPLALLFYSTVLCTPHFPPDSDLLLKAARTYHRFLSWPVPYCSICQELLTFIDAELKAPGISYQRLVRAEQGLPIGSHRSSTITVLLLNPVEVQAEFLAVADKLSTPGHSPHSAYTTLLLHAFQATFGAHCDLQGLHCQLQSKSLAELEDIFTETAEAQELASGIGDAAEARQWLRTKLQAVGEKAGFPGVLDTAKPGKLCTIPIPVARCHTYKWSQDSFDILQEILLKEQELLQPGILGDDEEEEEEEEEEEEEEDLETEEHCALRDSVLSTSSAVFHDSTLSLASSQASGPTLPRQLLTSFVSGLSDGMDSGYVEDSEDSPSSEGPKRPGSQGRRLHRRPGQKFNRIYKLFKSTSQLVLRRDSRGAEGCVDADGDAALPLRRAGSLCSPLDGAAPPPSRXXXXXSLPQPKLGAQLPSWLLAPASRPRRRRPFLSGDEDPKASTLRVVVFGSDRISGKVARAYSNLRRLENNRPLLTRLFKLQFFYVPVKRGSGACPAPASQMPPPPADTPRHPSPAELESTNDISHYLGMLDPWYERNVLGLMHLPPEVLCQQSLKAESRPLDGSSGRLPILADMLLYYCRFAARPVLLQVYQTELTFATGEKTTEIFIHSLELGHSAATRAIKASGPGSKRLGIDGDREAVPLTLQIIYSKGAISGRSRWSNMEKVCTSVNLSKACRKLEELDSSTEALTLNLTEVVKRQNPKSKKGFNQISTSQIKVDKVQIIGSHDCSFAVCLDQDERKIVQSVVRCEVSPCYRPEKSGFCPQPQRPPDPAAQAAPDLCSLLCLPIMTFSGALP from the exons ATGCAGCCCGGGGCCACGACATGCACGGAGGACCGCATCCAGCACGCCCTGGACCGCTGCCTGCACGGCCTCAGCCTCAGCCGCTGCTCCAGCTCCTGGTCAG cCGGGCTGGGTCTCAACTGCTGGAGCCTGCAGGAGCTGGTCAGCCGGGACCCCGGCCACTTCCTTATCCTCCTGGAGCAGATCTTGCAGAAGACCCGAGAG GTCCAGGAGAAGGGCACCTATGACCTCCTCACCCCCCTGGCCCTGCTTTTCTACTCGACTGTTCTCTGC acaCCACACTTCCCACCCGATTCAGATCTCcttctgaaagcagccagaacCTACCACCGATTCCTGAGCTGGCCGGTTCCCTACTGCAGTATCTGTCAGGAGCTGCTCACCTTCATTGATGCCGAGCTCAAGGCCCCAG GAATCTCCTACCAGCGGCTGGTGAGGGCCGAGCAGGGCCTGCCCATCGGGAGTCACCGCAGCTCCACAAT CACCGTGCTGTTGCTGAACCCAGTGGAGGTGCAGGCTGAGTTCCTGGCTGTGGCCGACAAGCTGAGCACCCCCGGGCACTCGCCACACAGCGCCTACACCACGCTGCTCCTTCACGCCTTCCAGGCCACCTTCGGGGCCCACTGTGATCTCCAGGGTCTGCACTGCCAGCTGCAG TCCAAGAGCCTGGCCGAGCTGGAAGACATCTTCACGGAGACGGCGGAGGCGCAGGAGCTGGCGTCTGGCATCGGGGACGCGGCTGAGGCCCGGCAGTGGCTCCGGACCAAGCTGCAGGCAGTGGGAGAGAAAGCCGGCTTCCCTGGGGTCTTAG ACACGGCCAAGCCCGGCAAACTGTGCACCATCCCCATCCCAGTCGCCAGGTGTCACACCTACAAATGGAGCCAGGACAGTTTTG ACATCCTGCAGGAAATTCTGCTCAAGGAACAGGAGCTGCTCCAGCCAGGGATCCTGGGGGacgatgaggaggaagaggaggaggaggaagaggaagaggaggaggaggacttgGAAACGGAAGAGCATTGCGCCCTGCGGGACTCCGTGCTCTCCACCAGCTCCGCGGTCTTCCACGACTCCACTCTGTCCCTTGCCTCGTCCCAGGCCTCAGGGCCCACCCTGCCCCGCCAGCTGCTGACCTCCTTCGTGTCAGGCCTCTCGGACGGCATGGACAGTGGCTACGTGGAGGACAGTGAGGACAGCCCCTCCTCCGAGGGGCCCAAGAGGCCTGGCAGCCAGGGCCGCCGGCTGCACCGCAGGCCCGGGCAGAAGTTCAATAGGATCTATAAACTCTTCAAGAGCACCAGCCAGCTGGTGCTGCGGAGGGACTCCCGGGGCGCCGAGGGCTGCGTGGACGCGGACGGGGACGCCGCGCTGCCCCTGCGGCGGGCGGGGAGCCTCTGTAGCCCCCTGGACGGCGCGGCCCCTCCGCCCTCCCG NNNNNNNNNNNNNNGCTCTCTGCCGCAGCCCAAGCTCGGCGCCCAGCTGCCCAGCTGGCTCCTGGCCCCCGCCTCGCGCCCCCGGCGCCGGCGCCCCTTCCTGAGCGGGGACGAGGACCCCAAGGCGTCCACACTCCGCGTCGTGGTCTTCGGCTCGGATCGCATCTCGGGGAAGGTGGCTCGGGCCTACAGCAATCTGCG GCGGCTGGAGAACAACCGGCCCCTCCTCACACGGTTGTTCAAACTTCAGTTCTTCTACGTGCCGGTCAAGCGAGGCTCCGgcgcctgccccgcccccgcaaGCCAGATGCCCCCACCGCCCGCGGACACCCCCCGGCACCCCAGCCCCGCG gagctgGAGAGCACCAATGATATCTCCCACTACCTCGGCATGCTGGACCCCTGGTATGAGCGCAACGTGCTTGGCCTCATGCACCTGCCGCCGGAGGTCCTGTGCCAG CAGTCTCTGAAGGCTGAATCCCGGCCCCTGGACGGCTCCTCTGGGCGGCTGCCCATCCTGGCGGACATGCTGCTCTATTACTGTCGCTTCGCCGCCCGGCCGGTGCTGCTGCAGGTGTACCAGACAGAG CTGACCTTCGCCACCGGGGAGAAGACCACAGAGATCTTCATCCACTCCCTGGAGCTGGGTCACTCTGCTGCCACACGAGCCATCAAGGCTTCGG GTCCTGGCAGCAAACGCCTGGGCATTGATGGTGACCGGGAGGCTGTCCCTCTAACACTACAGATTATTTACAGCAAG GGGGCCATTAGTGGGCGAAGCCGCTGGAGCAACATGGAGAAGGTGTGCACGTCCGTGAACCTCAGCAAGGCCTGCCGGAAGCTGGAGGAGCTAG ACTCCAGCACGGAGGCCCTGACGCTAAACCTGACCGAAGTGGTGAAGAGGCAGAACCCCAAGTCCAAGAAGGGCTTCAACCAG ATTAGCACGTCACAGATCAAAGTGGACAAGGTGCAGATCATCGGCTCCCACGACTGCTCCTTCGCGGTGTGTCTGGACCAGGATGAGCGGAAGATCGTGCAGAGCGTGGTCCG GTGTGAGGTCTCGCCCTGCTACAGGCCCGAGAAGAGCGGCTTCTGCCCCCAACCCCAGAGGCCCCCGGACCCAGCAGCCCAGGCCGCGCCCgacctctgctccctcctctgtctgcccatcATGACGTTCAGCGGAGCTCTGCCCTAG